A DNA window from Brassica napus cultivar Da-Ae chromosome A4, Da-Ae, whole genome shotgun sequence contains the following coding sequences:
- the LOC125608231 gene encoding heavy metal-associated isoprenylated plant protein 17-like, translated as MVQRFWADYIDIFTASRPRGTEIKEPAMQAMRLRTLMLCEELSLPSFQVIVVNADVGCDHCQDRVSKIVSKMTGIEEYVVDVKNKQVMARGDFKPRLVSHQQVKNVASQTLSHNAKRFFRPLNLFLRSIFSICLCPNTL; from the exons atggttcAGAGGTTTTGGGCTG ATTACATAGATATATTTACAGCAAGCCGGCCTCGTGGGACGGAAATAAAGGAGCCGGCGATGCAGGCCATGCGGCTGCGCACCCTCATGCTCTGTGAGGAACTCTCACTTCCTTCG TTTCAAGTTATAGTGGTAAACGCAGATGTGGGATGTGACCATTGTCAAGACAGAGTCTCTAAGATTGTCTCCAAGATGACCG GAATAGAAGAATATGTGGTTGATGTGAAGAACAAGCAGGTCATGGCACGAGGTGACTTTAAACCACGTTTGGTTTCTCATCAACAAGTGAAGAACGTCGCCTCTCAAACTCTCTCCCATAACGCCAAACGCTTTTTCCGACCACTAAACCTCTTCCTTCGCTCAATATTCTCCATTTGTTTATGTCCAAATACACTTTAA
- the LOC106364496 gene encoding uncharacterized protein LOC106364496, protein MGIIKSCFSLLTGVAFGVYLAQNYNVPNIRKLTNTSLVVAKHIEENYRKPKKDDVE, encoded by the coding sequence ATGGGAATAATAAAGAGCTGCTTCTCCCTGTTGACGGGTGTTGCTTTCGGCGTGTACTTGGCTCAGAATTACAACGTACCCAACATCAGGAAGCTCACAAACACCAGTCTCGTCGTCGCCAAGCACATCGAGGAGAACTATCGCAAACCCAAGAAGGACGACGTTGAATGA
- the LOC106366957 gene encoding uncharacterized protein LOC106366957, whose product MGRSALIHLIRSQSRRLSSSSSSFTSGYGRSVAGTWSPSPSPSPSPPSSSVISKVRFPEAQSLYQRCWASSRAAQDGNDDEHKISIGPQDKKQDNNDGSVVYYGPISSTIKKVKLLSLSTCCLSVSLGPVITFMTSPGLNVIMKGAVASTVIFLSASTTAALHWFVSPYVHKLRWQPGSDTFEVEMMTWLATFAPKTLKFSDIRYPDTQRPFVSFKAEGEYYFVDAERCTNKALLARLTPPKDAHDSAFKNL is encoded by the exons ATGGGAAGATCAGCTCTGATTCATTTAATCCGCTCTCAGTCTCGCCgtctctcttcctcctcctcctccttcactTCAG GATATGGCCGGTCAGTAGCAGGGACATggtcaccatcaccatcaccatcaccatcaccaccatcatcatcagtGATCTCTAAGGTCAGATTCCCAGAGGCACAATCTCTATACCAGAGATGCTGGGCATCATCTAGAGCCGCCCAAGATGGTAATGATGATGAGCACAAGATCAGCATCGGACCACAAGACAAGAAACAAGACAACAACGATGGAAGTGTTGTTTACTACGGCCCAATCTCATCAACCATAAAGAAAGTCAAACTCCTCTCACTCTCCACCTGCTGCCTCTCCGTCTCCCTTGGCCCTGTCATCACCTTCATGACTTCGCCAGGACTCAACGTGATCATGAAAGGCGCGGTTGCCTCCACCGTGATCTTCCTAAGCGCTTCCACGACCGCTGCTCTCCACTGGTTTGTCAGCCCGTACGTTCACAAGCTGAGGTGGCAGCCTGGTTCGGATACTTTTGAGGTGGAGATGATGACTTGGCTTGCGACGTTTGCGCCGAAGACGCTGAAGTTTTCGGATATACGTTACCCGGACACGCAGAGGCCGTTTGTGAGCTTTAAGGCGGAAGGGGAGTACTACTTTGTGGATGCGGAGAGGTGCACAAACAAGGCGTTGTTGGCTAGGCTCACTCCTCCTAAGGATGCTCATGACTCTGCTTTCAAGAACCTGTGA
- the LOC106366959 gene encoding CASP-like protein 2B1 — translation MKINERKVRLTELILRCLVCVLALVAAILIVTDTQVREIFTIQKKAKYTDMKALVFLVVVNGMAAAYSLVHAVRCVVGMMKGSVLFSKPLAWAIFSGDQAIAYLTVAGLAAAAQSAAFAKLGQPELQWMKICTMYGRFCNQVGEGIGVALLASIGMVMVSCISALGLFRLYGGNKAWQSSPSRW, via the exons ATGAAGATCAACGAACGGAAAGTGAGACTCACGGAGCTGATTCTGAGGTGTTTAGTGTGTGTACTCGCTCTCGTCGCTGCGATTCTCATTGTCACAGATACTCAAGTCAGAGAGATCTTCACCATCCAGAAGAAGGCGAAGTACACCGACATGAAGGCGCTTGT GTTCTTGGTGGTCGTCAACGGTATGGCCGCGGCTTATTCGTTGGTGCATGCGGTTCGTTGCGTGGTGGGTATGATGAAAGGAAGCGTTTTGTTTAGTAAGCCTCTGGCTTGGGCTATTTTCTCTGGAGATCAG GCGATAGCGTACTTGACTGTGGCGGGGCTTGCAGCAGCGGCGCAGTCTGCAGCCTTTGCGAAGCTGGGTCAGCCAGAGCTACAGTGGATGAAGATATGCACAATGTATGGGAGGTTCTGTAACCAAGTTGGTGAAGGGATTGGGGTCGCCTTGCTTGCTAGTATTGGAATGGTTATGGTCTCTTGCATTTCAGCTTTGGGTCTCTTTCGTTTGTATGGCGGTAACAAAGCCTGGCAAAGCTCACCATCACGGTGGTGA
- the LOC106366955 gene encoding uncharacterized protein LOC106366955, translating to MNSNNRGHFPFVNSSSSSESSDEFDEWLEYENEAMEIEEQIAINMIARNNYVIHQLLLIQQSDQEATMAESPVQMNLVPTEATSESFAEYGQVIEASSDGDLFGPNDAQLDLSRGTPRFYIMRLEGRSFGFSTITHHANVTQCLGSIGGHVWYLGVAKPSLIEDVGGERVGDNVESGSDGHLYAPPTVEEVRVFRFSGPKFVKLNRGTWHAGPLFSDSSMDFYNLELSNTNEVDHTTHSFKKKNGVIFRFEDSTSAS from the exons ATGAATTCTAATAATAGAGGTCATTTTCCTTTTGTaaactcctcctcttcttccgaGTCATCTGATGAATTTGATGAGTGGTTAGAATATGAGAATGAAGCAATGGAGATTGAAGAACAAATTGCAATCAACATGATAGCAAGAAATAACTATGTAATTCACCAGCTCCTCCTCATCCAACAAAGCGATCAG GAGGCAACAATGGCGGAATCTCCTGTGCAGATGAACCTGGTCCCGACCGAAGCTACATCTGAAAGCTTCGCAGAGTATGGTCAAGTCATCGAAGCTTCCTCAGATGGTGATCTCTTTGGTCCTAACGATGCTCAGTTAGATCTCTCCAGAGGAACCCCACG tttttatatCATGCGGCTCGAAGGTCGATCCTTTGGCTTCTCAACGATCACGCACCACGCGAACGTGACACAGTGTCTGGGATCAATAGGAGGTCACGTTTGGTATCTTGGCGTAGCGAAGCCATCTCTTATTGAAGATGTTGGTGGAGAAAGAGTTGGAGATAATGTAGAGTCAGGGTCCGATGGTCACTTGTACGCGCCTCCTACGGTTGAGGAAGTGCGCGTCTTCAGGTTTTCAGGACCGAAGTTTGTTAAACTGAACCGTGGTACGTGGCATGCTGGACCGTTGTTCAGTGACAGCTCCATGGACTTCTACAACCTTGAGCTCAGCAACACAAAT GAGGTGGATCACACGACACATAGtttcaagaagaagaatgggGTCATCTTCCGGTTTGAGGATAGCACATCAgcatcctaa
- the LOC106363051 gene encoding uncharacterized protein LOC106363051 — translation MGKKVALVLSLMLLMSMNSVLVSAEEAPTVGQRIDAATNDVTKFFNEHAGPAVDTVSSTAKSVYNWFGDKAKEWGL, via the exons ATGGGGAAGAAGGTGGCTTTGGTGTTGTCATTGATGTTGCTTATGTCTATGAACTCGGTGTTGGTTTCTGCTGAGGAAGCACCAACGGTTGGACAGAGGATAGACGCAGCCACGAACGATGTTACCAAGTTCTTCAATGAACATGCTGGTCCTGCCGTCGACACCGTCTCCTCCACTGCCAAATCCGTCTACAATTGGTTTGGTGATAAAGCTAA GGAATGGGGACTCTAA
- the LOC106366958 gene encoding serine carboxypeptidase-like 26: MSPRLLVVFLLALLPFSSSCRDAQEKDRISRLPGEPNDVSFSHYSGYVTVNESAGRALFYWLTESSQHPESKPLVLWLNGGPGCSSLAYGAAEEIGPFRINPDGKTLYHNPYAWNKLANLLFLESPAGVGFSYSNTTSDLYTAGDQRTAEDAYVFLVKWFERFPQYKHREFYIAGESYAGHYVPQLSQIVHRKNNPAINFKGFIVGNAVIDDYHDFVGLFEYWWTHGLISDLTYHNLRITCEFVSSEHPSPECSKAIEAADKEQGDIDPYSIYTVTCKKEAAALRSRFLRVRHPWMWRAYDPCTERYSGMYFNSPEVQKAMHANTTGLAYPWKTCSDIVGEKWADSPLSMLPIYKELIGAGLRIWVFSGDTDSVVPVTGTRYSIRALKLQPVSKWYPWYDNGQVGGWSQVYKGLTLVTIHGAGHEVPLHRPRRGFLLFQSFLNNKPM; encoded by the exons ATGTCTCCACGACTCCTTGTCGTCTTCCTCCTCGCTCTTCTccctttctcctcttcttgcaGAGACGCGCAAGAAAAGGACAGAATCTCGCGTCTTCCCGGCGAGCCCAACGATGTCTCCTTCTCACACTACTCTGGCTACGTCACGGTCAACGAGTCAGCTGGTAGAGCGCTCTTCTACTGGCTCACCGAGTCAAGTCAACACCCCGAGTCAAAACCACTCGTCCTCTGGCTCAACGGTGGCCCTGGCTGCTCCTCCTTAGCTTATGGCGCTGCTGAAGAGATCGGTCCTTTTAGGATCAACCCTGATGGCAAAACTCTTTACCACAATCCTTACGCTTGGAACAAAT TGGCGAACTTGCTGTTTCTTGAATCACCAGCTGGTGTTGGTTTCTCGTATTCGAATACTACCTCTGACTTGTACACTGCTGGAGATCAGAGAACAG CTGAAGATGCGTATGTGTTTCTTGTGAAATGGTTTGAAAGGTTTCCACAGTACAAACACAGAGAGTTTTACATTGCTGGAGAAAGCTACGCTGGTCACTATGTTCCTCAGTTGTCACAGATTGTTCACCGGAAAAACAATCCAGCTATCAACTTCAAAGGCTTCATT gtGGGGAATGCTGTGATTGATGACTACCATGATTTTGTGGGATTGTTTGAGTACTGGTGGACTCATGGGTTGATATCTGATCTCACTTACCACAACTTAAGGATCACTTGTGAGTTTGTATCGTCAGAGCACCCTTCCCCTGAATGCAGCAAGGCCATTGAAGCTGCGGACAAGGAGCAAGGAGATATTGATCCTTATAGCATTTACACTGTCACTTGTAAGAAGGAAGCTGCAGCTCTTAGGTCACGTTTCTTGAGGGTTCGTCAT CCATGGATGTGGAGAGCATATGACCCTTGCACAGAGAGATACTCTGGCATGTATTTCAACTCTCCAGAGGTTCAAAAGGCTATGCATGCTAATACAACCGGACTTGCTTATCCATGGAAAACTTGCAG TGACATTGTTGGAGAAAAATGGGCGGATTCTCCTCTCTCTATGCTTCCTATCTACAAGGAGCTCATCGGTGCAGGCCTCAGAATATGGGTTTTCAG TGGAGATACTGACTCAGTGGTTCCTGTGACTGGAACTCGATACTCCATTAGAGCCCTCAAGTTACAACCAGTCTCCAAATGGTACCCTTGGTACGACAATGGACAG GTTGGTGGGTGGAGCCAAGTTTACAAAGGACTGACTCTAGTGACAATCCATGGAGCAGGGCATGAAGTGCCTCTTCACCGACCACGTCGAGGCTTCCTTCTTTTTCAGTcgtttctcaacaacaagcCAATGTAA
- the LOC106364494 gene encoding serine carboxypeptidase-like 28 — translation MMMITRSRKLVTLYQSIFLLIMIIALLDVVMSSSEDAKEQKMRDMILSLPGQPPNLNFSQFSGYVTVNSAAGRALFYWLTEAPKPSDTKPLVLWLNGGPGCSSIAYGASEEVGPFRVNPDGKTLRLNPYAWNLDANLLFLDSPAGVGFSYTNTSSDELTVGDKRTGEDAYRFLVRWMERFPEYKERPFYIAGESYAGHYIPQLAQLIVNRNKGTKTPIINLKGILMGNPLVDDYNDNKGMREYWWNHGLISDETYFELTKWCLNDTILFPKPNCDNALNQAFSEFGDIDPYNIDRPACTKGSSSNEWRQAWRYRGNDECVTGYTRKYMNDPNVHKALHARLNRTSWTSCSRVIRKNWKDSPKSMLPILKELLQAHLRIWIFSGDSDGVLPLSGTRHSINAMKLKTSKRWYPWYHSHGLVGGWSQVYEGGLLTYATVRAAGHEVPLSQPRLAFFLFSHFLANHSLPSSSS, via the exons atgatgatgatcacaAGAAGCAGAAAGTTGGTAACACTATATcaaagtatatttttattaatcatgatCATTGCATTACTAGACGTAGTCATGAGTAGTAGTGAAGATGCTAAGGAGCAAAAGATGAGGGACATGATCCTCTCTTTGCCAGGCCAACCTCCTAACCTCaatttctctcaattctctGGCTACGTTACTGTTAATTCAGCGGCCGGACGCGCTCTATTTTACTGGCTAACCGAAGCCCCTAAGCCCAGTGACACTAAGCCCCTAGTCCTATGGCTCAATGGTGGTCCTGGATGCTCATCCATTGCGTACGGTGCATCCGAGGAGGTCGGTCCATTTCGGGTTAATCCAGATGGAAAGACTCTTCGTCTAAATCCCTATGCTTGGAACCTAG ACGCAAACCTGTTGTTTTTGGATTCACCGGCGGGAGTTGGTTTCTCTTACACAAACACTTCTTCAGACGAACTAACCGTGGGAGACAAGAGGACAG GGGAAGATGCATATAGATTCTTGGTGAGATGGATGGAGAGGTTTCCTGAGTATAAAGAAAGACCTTTTTACATCGCCGGCGAGAGCTATGCCG GACATTATATTCCGCAGCTAGCTCAATTGATCGTCAACCGTAACAAGGGTACAAAAACTCCCATTATCAATCTAAAAGGGATCCTG atgGGGAATCCTCTGGTGGATGATTACAATGACAACAAAGGGATGCGTGAGTACTGGTGGAACCATGGGCTCATATCGGACGAAACCTACTTTGAACTGACCAAATGGTGCCTCAACGACACCATCCTCTTTCCCAAACCAAACTGCGACAATGCCCTGAACCAAGCCTTCTCTGAGTTTGGTGACATTGATCCTTACAACATCGATCGCCCTGCATGCACCAAAGGTTCATCATCAAATGAGTGGAGGCAAGCATGGCGATACAGAGGGAACGATGAGTGCGTTACGGGATACACACGCAAGTATATGAACGATCCAAATGTGCACAAAGCCTTACATGCCCGCCTTAACCGCACTTCTTGGACCTCTTGTAGTCGTGTGATAAGAAAGAACTGGAAAGACTCACCCAAGTCCATGCTTCCCATCCTAAAAGAACTTCTTCAAGCTCATCTTCGCATTTGGATATTCAG tgGGGACTCGGACGGAGTGCTGCCACTAAGTGGGACGAGGCATTCGATAAATGCGATGAAATTGAAGACTAGCAAAAGGTGGTATCCATGGTACCATTCACATGGCCTAGTGGGAGGGTGGAGCCAGGTTTACGAGGGTGGCTTGCTAACGTACGCAACGGTTAGAGCTGCGGGTCATGAGGTGCCATTGTCACAGCCTCGTCTAGCCTTTTTCCTCTTCTCACATTTCCTGGCCAACCACTCACttccctcctcctcttcttga
- the LOC106366956 gene encoding mitochondrial substrate carrier family protein C gives MVSANDPIESLFNSIQVVKDALLPIELGVKKAARDIESCWVSKEKDFRLGRNRKKRVCANVESVQCLVSEERKKGLSFKFPVKSLFGNEKLVKKKDKSLEKEDDDSCTNCFKFALTWSLLVSGFVHALPVPFKIGKKRIHDESSLKLKPKASFANRKEMRKNQSAKSLEKEGNAFSIECAIGFVVEMLAHNLQKLDQFIQESSQTEASALIFNIWDARKLDVNGFLGNLMFARVGDVASGIVGLTSPMSEDGDESNVSKEESVVDSPQSLASGLLSIPLSNVERLKSTLSTISLTELIELLPQLGRPSGDHPDKKKLISVQDFFRYTESEGRRFFEELDRDGDGKVTLEDLEIAMRRRKLPRRYAKEFMRRARSHLFSKSFGWKQFLSLMEQKEPTILRAYTSLCLTKSGTLQKSEILASLDNAGLPANEENAIAMMRFLKVDTEESISYGHFRNFMVLLPYERLQDDPRNIWFEAATVVAVAPPVALPAGDVLKSALAGGLASALSTSLLHPIDTIKTRVQASTLSFPEVIAKLPEIGVRGVYKGSIPAILGQFSSHGLRTGIFEASKLVLINFAPNLPEIQIQSIASFCSTLLGTAVRIPCEVLKQRLQAGMFNNVGEAIVGTWKQDGPGGFFRGTGATLCREVPLYVVGMGLYAESKKMVAQALGRELEAWETIAVGAVSGGVAAVVTTPFDVMKTRMMTATPGRPISMSMVFFSVLRHEGPLGLFKGAVPRFFWVAPLGAMNFAGYELAKKAMQKNEEDQLGQKKLC, from the exons ATGGTGTCAGCGAACGACCCTATCGAGTCCTTATTCAATTCAATCCAAGTCGTTAAAGACGCTCTCCTCCCCATCGAGCTAGGCGTCAAAAAGGCGGCGAGGGACATCGAGAGTTGCTGGGTGAGCAAAGAGAAGGACTTTCGTTTGGGAAGAAACAGGAAGAAGCGAGTGTGTGCTAATGTTGAGAGTGTTCAGTGTTTGGTAAGTGAAGAGAGGAAGAAAGGTTTGTCCTTTAAGTTCCCCGTGAAGTCACTCTTTGGTAATGAGAAActagtgaagaagaaagacaagtctttagagaaagaagatgatgattcttgTACGAATTGCTTTAAGTTTGCACTGACTTGGTCTTTGTTGGTTAGTGGCTTTGTCCATGCTTTACCCGTTCCTTTTAAGATAGGCAAGAAAAGGATTCATGATGAGAGCAGTCTTAAGCTTAAACCAAAGGCTTCGTTTGCTAACCGGAAAGAGATGAGGAAGAACCAGTCAGCTAAATCTTTAGAAAAGGAAGGGAACGCTTTCTCGATTGAATGTGCTATTGGGTTTGTTGTTGAAATGTTGGCTCATAATCTCCAGAagctagaccagttcatccaggAGAGTTCACAGACGGAAGCTAGTGCACTTATCTTTAACATATGGGATGCTAGGAAGCTCGATGTGAATGGATTCCTTGGGAACTTGATGTTTGCAAGAGTTGGAGATGTGGCGTCTGGTATAGTTGGCCTGACATCTCCTATGAGTGAAGATGGTGATGAGAGTAACGTTAGTAAGGAGGAAAGTGTTGTTGATTCTCCACAGAGCTTGGCTAGTGGACTACTGAGTATACCTTTGTCAAACGTAGAGCGTTTGAAATCCACACTGTCCACTATTTCATTGACTGAGCTTATTGAGCTTTTACCCCAGTTAGGACGACCGTCAGGAGACCATCCGGACAAGAAGAAGCTAATATCTGTTCAGGATTTTTTCAGATACACCGAGTCTGAAG GCAGGAGGTTCTTTGAAGAACTAGATAGAGATGGTGATGGTAAAGTAACTTTGGAAGATCTAGAAATCgcaatgagaagaagaaaactacCTAGAAGATACGCCAAGGAGTTTATGAGACGAGCGAGGAGTCATCTTTtctccaaatcatttggttggaAGCAGTTTTTGTCATTGATGGAACAGAAGGAGCCAACCATCCTCCGCGCCTACACTTCTCTCTGCTTGACCAAGTCCGGGACCCTTCAGAAGAGTGAGATACTGGCATCGCTAGATAACGCTGGACTTCCTGCTAACGAAGAGAACGCTATAGCCATGATGAGGTTCTTGAAGGTTGATACTGAAGAGTCTATCTCGTATGGACATTTCCGTAACTTCATGGTTTTGCTGCCGTATGAGCGGTTACAGGATGATCCTCG TAACATCTGGTTTGAAGCTGCGACTGTTGTTGCTGTTGCACCTCCGGTGGCCTTACCTGCTGGAGATGTTCTGAAATCTGCATTAGCGGGAGGACTTGCCTCTGCTCTCTCCACTTCCCTGTTGCATCCCATTGACACAATCAAG ACACGTGTGCAAGCATCAACCTTATCGTTTCCTGAAGTAATAGCAAAGCTTCCAGAGATTGGTGTCCGGGGAGTTTATAAGGGTTCTATTCCAGCAATTCTTGGACAATTTTCAAG TCATGGCCTGCGGACAGGAATATTTGAAGCAAGTAAACTTGTGTTGATCAATTTTGCTCCCAATCTCCCAGAAATTCAG ATTCAATCCATTGCATCATTCTGCAGCACATTATTAGGCACGGCTGTGCGGATTCCATGCGAGGTGCTGAAGCAACGGTTGCAGGCAGGCATGTTTAACAACGTAGGGGAAGCCATTGTAGGGACGTGGAAGCAAGACGGTCCAGGAGGGTTTTTCCGTGGGACAGGCGCAACTCTTTGCCGTGAAGTTCCACTATACGTTGTCGGCATGGGACTGTATGCAGAGTCCAAAAAG ATGGTGGCACAAGCGCTGGGAAGAGAACTGGAAGCATGGGAGACAATAGCTGTTGGGGCGGTGTCAGGAGGTGTAGCAGCAGTTGTAACAACGCCGTTCGATGTGATGAAGACGAGGATGATGACTGCAACACCAGGGAGACCCATCTCAATGTCAATGGTTTTTTTCTCGGTTCTGCGTCACGAGGGACCGCTTGGTTTGTTCAAAGGAGCAGTCCCAAGGTTCTTCTGGGTGGCTCCTCTTGGTGCCATGAACTTTGCTGGCTATGAACTAGCCAAGAAAGCTATGCAGAAGAACGAGGAAGATCAGCTTGGTCAGAAGAAGCTTTGCTAA
- the LOC106364495 gene encoding probable inositol transporter 3 — MVERGIAKTEEIRFTEVWRTTWETPYIMRLALSAGIGGLLFGYDTGVIAGALLYIREEFQVVDDKRWLQEMIVSMTVAGAIVGAAVGGWYNDRFGRKTSILIADVLFMVGAVVMALAPAPWVIIVGRVLVGFGVGMASMTSPLYISEMSPARIRGALVSTNGLLITGGQFLSYLINLAFIHTPGTWRWMLGVSAVPAIIQFCLMLTLPESPRWLYRNDMKAESRDVLERIYPAEEVEAEIAALKESVMAEKADEDIIGHTFYAKLKGALSNPVVRHGLAAGITVQVAQQFVGINTVMYYSPTILQFAGYASNKTAMALSLITSGLNALGSIVSMMLVDRYGRRKLMIISMFGIISCLVILAAVFSETSKQAPKIDTRDSISFAPNGTCQAFAPYIASKASPSNWNCMNCLRSHCGFCSNKAQEYAPGACVVLSADMKSLCHSKGRTYFKDGCPSKFGYLAIIFLGLYIIAYAPGMGTVPWIVNSEIYPLRYRGLAGGIAAVSNWSSNLIVSETFLTLTHEVGSSGTFLLFAVSSATGLVFIWMLVPETKGLQFEEVEKLLEDGIRPSLFRRMSRVKEVDTS, encoded by the exons ATGGTTGAACGTGGAATAGCCAAAACAGAAGAGATACGTTTCACAGAGGTGTGGAGGACGACATGGGAGACACCTTACATCATGCGGCTAGCTCTCTCTGCCGGTATAGGAGGTCTCCTCTTCGGCTACGACACGGGTGTTATCGCGGGAGCTCTTCTTTACATCAGAGAGGAGTTTCAAGTAGTTGACGACAAGAGATGGCTCCAGGAGATGATTGTGAGCATGACCGTGGCTGGAGCCATTGTTGGAGCAGCTGTAGGAGGATGGTACAACGACAGGTTTGGTCGGAAGACGTCCATTCTCATTGCTGACGTTCTCTTCATGGTTGGTGCTGTTGTGATGGCCCTTGCTCCTGCACCGTGGGTCATCATCGTAGGTAGAGTCTTGGTGGGGTTTGGAGTTGGTATGGCTTCCATGACTTCACCTCTTTACATCTCGGAGATGTCTCCAGCGAGAATCAGAGGCGCGTTGGTTAGTACCAATGGACTTCTCATTACTGGAGGACAGTTTCTGTCTTACCTCATCAACCTCGCCTTCATCCAT ACACCAGGGACATGGAGGTGGATGTTGGGAGTCTCAGCGGTTCCAGCAATCATTCAGTTCTGCTTAATGCTGACACTACCAGAGTCTCCACGCTGGCTTTACAGAAACGACATGAAGGCTGAGTCAAGAGACGTCCTCGAGAGAATCTACCCCGCAGAGGAAGTTGAAGCTGAGATAGCTGCACTCAAAGAGTCAGTCATGGCAGAGAAGGCTGATGAAGACATCATCGGCCACACCTTCTACGCTAAACTCAAAGGCGCTCTCTCTAACCCCGTCGTCCGCCACGGCCTTGCAGCTGGTATCACCGTCCAGGTGGCACAGCAGTTTGTGGGAATCAACACGGTCATGTACTATAGTCCCACTATTCTCCAGTTTGCAGGTTACGCTTCAAACAAGACAGCAATGGCTCTGTCCCTTATAACTTCTGGTCTTAACGCGTTGGGATCGATAGTGAGTATGATGTTGGTAGACCGTTACGGTCGGCGCAAGCTCATGATCATTTCCATGTTTGGTATTATATCTTGTCTTGTCATTTTAGCGGCCGTCTTCTCTGAAACCTCAAAGCAAGCTCCTAAGATTGATACGAGAGACTCCATAAGTTTTGCGCCGAATGGTACTTGTCAGGCATTTGCTCCCTACATAGCCTCAAAGGCTTCTCCATCTAACTGGAACTGTATGAACTGTCTTAGATCACATTGTGGATTCTGCTCCAACAAAGCACAAGAG TATGCACCTGGAGCATGTGTTGTTCTGTCTGCTGACATGAAGTCATTGTGCCACTCGAAAGGAAGAACATACTTCAAAGACGGATGCCCCAGCAAGTTCGGTTACTTAGCCATAATCTTCCTCGGCCTCTACATCATCGCCTACGCTCCCGGTATGGGGACAGTGCCATGGATTGTCAACTCTGAGATATACCCTCTTCGCTATAGAGGGCTGGCAGGAGGAATAGCTGCAGTATCAAACTGGTCTTCGAATCTCATCGTGAGTGAGACATTCCTGACACTGACTCACGAGGTTGGTTCGTCAGGAACGTTCCTTCTCTTTGCAGTGTCCTCAGCAACAGGGTTGGTGTTCATATGGATGCTTGTGCCTGAGACCAAAGGTCTTCAGTTTGAAGAAGTGGAGAAGTTGCTAGAAGACGGGATTAGGCCTAGCTTGTTCCGACGGATGTCTAGAGTTAAAGAAGTAGATACGTCttag